The following are encoded together in the Opitutales bacterium genome:
- a CDS encoding transposase: MRTRRIYGASESAVYHCMTRTVNGEFFFEDREKEMMRKMLWQVAGFSGVEVLAYVLMSNHVHVLVRVCSAAKEVSDGELVRRYALLYPKPTDHQPMDLAVLEEALKTNSDEGQRIRAVLQARMGDVSEFMKTLKQRFSIWFNRSRGRYGPVWCDRFKSTVVEDDPAVLRTVAAYIDLNPVRAKLVDDPKDYRFCGYAEALAGQGQLRAALCAMTLHDDLSKAFALYRTVIFAKGLGPKRNGEGAGISDEAFREVMDAEGALPLPMLLRERIRYFTQGAVIGSSHFVEKHIQDWTERIGDRRRRLPKSIEGAAMGGLTSFRDLRNQ, translated from the coding sequence ATGCGAACACGACGAATTTATGGCGCGTCTGAGAGTGCGGTGTATCACTGCATGACGCGGACGGTGAATGGTGAGTTTTTCTTTGAGGATCGGGAGAAGGAGATGATGCGGAAGATGTTGTGGCAGGTGGCTGGGTTTTCTGGGGTGGAGGTGTTGGCGTATGTGTTGATGTCGAATCATGTGCATGTGTTGGTGCGGGTGTGTAGTGCGGCGAAGGAGGTGTCGGATGGGGAGTTGGTGCGGCGGTATGCGCTGTTGTATCCTAAGCCGACGGATCACCAGCCAATGGATTTGGCGGTGCTGGAGGAGGCGTTGAAGACGAATTCTGACGAGGGACAGCGTATCCGTGCGGTGCTCCAAGCGCGGATGGGGGATGTGTCCGAATTTATGAAAACGCTGAAGCAGCGTTTCTCGATTTGGTTTAATCGCAGTCGTGGGCGTTATGGTCCAGTGTGGTGCGATCGGTTTAAAAGTACTGTTGTCGAAGATGATCCGGCGGTGCTGCGGACGGTGGCTGCCTATATCGACTTGAATCCGGTGCGAGCGAAGCTGGTGGATGATCCGAAGGATTATCGTTTCTGTGGCTATGCTGAGGCGCTGGCGGGACAGGGGCAGTTGCGAGCAGCTCTGTGCGCAATGACCCTGCACGATGATTTATCCAAGGCCTTTGCGCTGTACCGCACTGTGATCTTTGCGAAGGGGTTGGGTCCGAAACGCAATGGTGAAGGGGCCGGGATCAGCGATGAGGCTTTTCGTGAGGTGATGGACGCTGAGGGAGCGCTGCCTTTGCCCATGTTGCTCCGTGAACGCATTCGTTATTTTACTCAGGGCGCTGTGATCGGTTCGTCCCATTTCGTGGAGAAGCATATCCAAGACTGGACGGAACGTATCGGTGATCGTCGGAGGCGATTACCCAAGTCTATTGAGGGTGCAGCGATGGGCGGACTGACGAGTTTTAGAGATTTGCGAAATCAGTAG
- a CDS encoding DUF697 domain-containing protein encodes MTAKSASASSAPAPKKAKKVTLAATKVPEQDSSVTIVNDNVILSMAAGLVPVPGIDIAAITGIQVKLVADLAKKYGVPFKEDMIKGLVVGLLAGAGTTFIGRTLAASAAKFIPFVGTAAGMIAVPITAGAATYAIGRIFVNHFESGGTLINFDSDKAKEHYTAFFEEGKKIAADFKDAAKAI; translated from the coding sequence ATGACAGCCAAATCAGCATCCGCAAGCAGTGCACCCGCCCCAAAGAAGGCAAAGAAAGTTACCCTGGCAGCTACAAAAGTACCTGAACAAGATAGCAGCGTTACAATCGTAAACGATAATGTGATCCTCTCCATGGCCGCTGGATTAGTTCCGGTTCCCGGGATAGACATCGCCGCCATCACCGGAATCCAGGTAAAGCTCGTTGCAGATCTTGCCAAGAAATACGGCGTTCCTTTCAAAGAAGATATGATTAAAGGCCTTGTCGTCGGTCTTCTCGCGGGTGCAGGAACCACTTTTATAGGCCGCACGCTCGCTGCCAGTGCTGCCAAATTTATTCCATTCGTTGGTACTGCGGCCGGAATGATTGCTGTCCCGATCACAGCAGGGGCAGCGACCTATGCCATTGGCAGGATTTTTGTTAATCACTTTGAATCAGGCGGCACACTCATCAACTTCGACTCCGACAAGGCAAAGGAACACTACACAGCCTTTTTCGAAGAAGGGAAAAAGATCGCTGCTGACTTCAAGGACGCGGCCAAGGCCATCTAG
- a CDS encoding prohibitin family protein, translating to MIDQQPESLEKLEPDVVSPKKRWDDRVIDIWNSQKSKLVIFWFLAVFFVAYFWNNIFISVRSGEAGVLWRRMTSPLGTVKGTDLKKIYTEGLNIIWPLDKMYVYETRVQERETKFFALSKNGLRIMIHASVRFRPKVDSLPLLHKEVGPEYVDRVVIPEVQSAIRRVIGAYNPDELYGSQGGIINNIVLIAVSEIGERYIQVDDLLIREIRLPAEVAASIESKLREEQRALEYEFRLRRETQEAERKRIEGEGIAKFQEAITAGITDEFLRFKGIEATLKLSESQNAKIVLIGGEGGLPLILNMPEDGQDPQTVLDNMNPNYDRSPNSPEELDASETNNLTGDPASAPLMKQ from the coding sequence ATGATTGATCAACAACCAGAGAGTCTCGAGAAATTGGAGCCCGATGTGGTTTCGCCGAAGAAGCGTTGGGATGACCGTGTAATCGACATATGGAATTCCCAGAAGAGTAAGCTCGTTATCTTTTGGTTTTTGGCTGTGTTCTTCGTAGCCTATTTTTGGAACAATATCTTTATTTCTGTGCGCTCAGGAGAAGCTGGCGTTTTATGGCGTCGCATGACTTCACCTCTGGGTACAGTAAAAGGAACTGACCTAAAAAAGATCTACACAGAGGGCCTCAATATCATCTGGCCACTGGATAAAATGTATGTCTACGAGACGCGTGTCCAGGAACGGGAGACCAAGTTTTTCGCTCTTAGTAAGAATGGACTCCGCATCATGATCCATGCGTCAGTGCGTTTCCGGCCTAAGGTAGACAGCCTCCCATTGCTCCATAAAGAAGTCGGTCCCGAATACGTAGACAGGGTTGTGATCCCTGAGGTGCAATCTGCGATACGTCGTGTGATTGGCGCTTACAATCCTGATGAACTCTATGGATCCCAAGGGGGGATCATTAACAATATCGTATTGATCGCGGTGAGCGAAATAGGTGAGCGCTATATTCAGGTGGACGACTTACTGATTCGCGAAATTCGACTGCCGGCCGAGGTCGCGGCATCCATTGAGTCTAAACTCCGAGAAGAGCAACGCGCACTCGAATACGAGTTTCGTTTGCGACGGGAGACTCAGGAGGCTGAGCGAAAGCGCATCGAGGGTGAGGGAATTGCTAAATTTCAAGAGGCGATCACCGCTGGAATCACAGACGAGTTTCTCCGATTTAAGGGGATCGAAGCGACGCTCAAGCTCTCCGAATCACAGAACGCAAAGATTGTCCTCATCGGTGGAGAGGGTGGGTTGCCGCTTATACTGAACATGCCCGAGGATGGCCAAGATCCACAGACGGTGCTCGATAATATGAACCCCAACTACGACCGCAGTCCCAATTCACCAGAGGAACTGGACGCATCAGAGACGAATAATCTGACGGGTGACCCGGCTTCAGCTCCGTTGATGAAACAGTGA
- a CDS encoding serine hydrolase — protein sequence MSSSTTKGTKCALHIAAFLSAFCYALSAQTTPLTAEESDPKTMGWMQGFPPPADKIIEQPDSNYFSFPKLRWTVSHFRELLPTKQVSRGLGAPIPFEVHLDPSIDAVVFQPLGSDKPMTWKASLSANYTDGILILHKGKIVYEDYFGSLSEDGKHGAMSMTKSMTGLLAEILVAEGKLDDQARVSSIVPELSDSAFGDATVREVMDMTTSLDYSEDYSDPKADIWIYCAAANPLPKPKGYEGPRSYFEYLQTVRKDGEHGEAFAYKTINTDALGWIISRVTQKDVATQLSDRIWRRVGAEQDAYMTVDSIGTPFAGGGLSAGLRDLGRIGQLMLDKGALNGEQIFPASVVESITAGADKSEFAKASYTTLEGGSYKSMWWLFHNKHGAYAARGVHGQTIYIDPTAEMVIVRFASFPQAKNAYIDPTSLPAYQAIAEHLLEKTSSM from the coding sequence ATGTCGTCATCAACTACTAAGGGAACCAAGTGCGCCCTACATATAGCTGCTTTTTTAAGCGCTTTTTGTTACGCGCTTTCAGCGCAAACCACGCCCCTAACAGCCGAAGAATCCGATCCTAAGACTATGGGCTGGATGCAAGGCTTTCCTCCACCTGCTGACAAAATAATCGAACAACCCGACTCGAACTACTTCAGTTTTCCCAAACTGCGATGGACAGTTTCTCACTTTCGCGAACTGCTCCCAACCAAACAAGTGAGCCGGGGCCTCGGGGCTCCAATCCCATTTGAAGTCCACCTCGATCCTTCAATCGATGCAGTGGTATTTCAGCCCCTCGGCAGCGACAAGCCAATGACTTGGAAAGCGTCGTTGTCAGCAAATTACACGGACGGCATCCTTATTCTCCACAAGGGTAAGATCGTCTATGAAGACTATTTCGGCTCACTCAGTGAAGACGGAAAGCATGGGGCCATGTCGATGACTAAATCGATGACTGGGCTCCTCGCAGAAATACTCGTCGCCGAGGGTAAACTCGACGATCAAGCCCGAGTTTCGTCCATCGTACCCGAGCTATCAGATAGCGCTTTCGGTGATGCAACCGTGCGCGAAGTGATGGATATGACGACGTCGCTCGACTATAGCGAGGATTACTCCGACCCCAAGGCCGACATCTGGATATACTGCGCAGCTGCCAACCCACTGCCAAAGCCCAAGGGTTATGAGGGGCCTCGCAGCTATTTTGAATATCTACAAACGGTGAGGAAAGATGGAGAACATGGTGAGGCTTTTGCATACAAGACCATCAATACTGACGCGCTCGGCTGGATTATTTCCAGAGTCACACAGAAAGATGTAGCGACTCAGTTATCCGATAGAATCTGGCGCAGAGTGGGTGCCGAACAAGATGCTTATATGACAGTAGACTCTATTGGAACCCCGTTCGCAGGGGGTGGCCTCAGCGCTGGATTGCGTGATTTGGGGAGAATCGGCCAATTGATGTTGGACAAAGGGGCACTTAATGGAGAACAAATTTTTCCCGCCTCTGTGGTCGAATCAATCACAGCAGGTGCCGATAAATCCGAGTTCGCCAAGGCCAGCTACACAACACTGGAAGGTGGAAGCTATAAGTCGATGTGGTGGCTATTTCACAACAAGCATGGCGCCTACGCAGCTCGTGGCGTGCACGGACAAACGATCTACATCGACCCAACCGCAGAGATGGTCATCGTCCGGTTCGCCTCTTTCCCACAGGCAAAGAACGCCTACATTGATCCGACTTCACTCCCAGCATATCAAGCTATCGCAGAACACTTGTTAGAGAAAACCAGCTCGATGTAA
- a CDS encoding M48 family metallopeptidase, whose product MTRFTRNITSLALICTLVSCTTVNETGRSAINLMPESQLVAMSLQAFDDMKRTEPISKNKEHLAIVNRIGKRISLAIADDYPDFDWEFVVFDNDEVNAFAMAGGKVGVYTGLIELVDSDAELATVIGHEIAHVTARHSNERMSQQLIAAGLGALLYAGTDDMEDDTQAMLMTAYGIGSTVGAILPYSRVHENEADEIGIYYMALAGYNPKAALTFWEKMRAQGGASLPELLSTHPADDTRIKNMTALISKYMPVYEANRTR is encoded by the coding sequence ATGACCCGCTTTACCCGCAATATTACTAGCCTGGCTCTGATCTGCACTCTGGTGAGTTGCACCACCGTCAATGAGACCGGTCGCTCTGCGATCAATTTGATGCCAGAATCACAACTGGTGGCGATGTCGCTCCAAGCCTTCGACGACATGAAACGCACTGAACCCATTTCGAAGAATAAGGAGCACTTGGCTATAGTGAACCGAATCGGCAAGCGCATCTCATTGGCCATAGCGGATGACTATCCCGACTTCGATTGGGAGTTTGTTGTTTTTGATAACGACGAGGTAAACGCGTTTGCGATGGCTGGAGGTAAGGTGGGCGTCTATACCGGACTCATTGAGCTGGTGGATTCCGACGCTGAGCTCGCGACAGTAATTGGGCACGAAATCGCTCACGTAACGGCACGACACTCCAATGAACGTATGTCCCAGCAACTCATCGCAGCAGGACTCGGTGCCCTACTCTATGCAGGAACGGACGACATGGAAGACGATACACAGGCCATGCTGATGACAGCATATGGCATCGGTTCCACAGTCGGGGCTATCTTACCCTACAGCCGCGTCCATGAGAACGAGGCCGACGAAATCGGTATCTACTATATGGCTCTAGCGGGCTACAACCCAAAGGCGGCCCTCACCTTCTGGGAGAAAATGCGCGCACAAGGAGGCGCGTCCCTACCCGAGTTGCTTTCAACACATCCGGCAGACGACACACGCATCAAAAACATGACCGCACTTATTTCGAAGTATATGCCCGTTTACGAAGCAAACCGGACTCGTTAA
- the menH gene encoding 2-succinyl-6-hydroxy-2,4-cyclohexadiene-1-carboxylate synthase, whose protein sequence is MTQIVALHGFTGSGADFDATCSLLREYIEWHAPDLPGHGKNADLRDCNLAKTLDLLTVYLEERKLHRPALLGYSMGGRIALHWALRKPELFSKLILVSASPGLASEKDRHQRRIADACWIQKLREEPRDAWIRSWTSQNVLKTQQHAPTEVLAPIRQRQIQADAEGWIAAMEGLGNGVLPSLWDVLAQMPLHVDLVAGASDEKFKSINTEMAKLLPSYSQTVIPDCGHSPHIENPERFATTLRECIERSA, encoded by the coding sequence ATGACGCAAATAGTAGCGCTGCATGGTTTCACGGGCTCGGGAGCAGACTTTGATGCGACCTGCTCTCTGCTTCGGGAGTATATCGAATGGCATGCGCCGGATCTGCCCGGGCATGGCAAAAATGCTGACCTGCGAGACTGCAATTTGGCAAAAACACTGGACTTACTCACAGTATATTTGGAAGAGCGAAAGCTTCATCGTCCTGCACTGCTGGGCTACTCCATGGGGGGCCGTATTGCGTTGCATTGGGCGCTGCGTAAACCTGAATTATTCAGCAAACTCATTCTCGTCAGCGCGAGTCCAGGGCTCGCTTCCGAGAAGGATCGGCATCAACGGCGGATCGCAGACGCCTGTTGGATTCAGAAGCTTAGAGAGGAGCCGCGCGATGCCTGGATCCGCTCCTGGACTAGTCAAAACGTCCTAAAAACCCAACAACATGCGCCCACGGAAGTCCTGGCCCCTATCCGTCAGCGGCAGATTCAGGCAGATGCTGAGGGTTGGATTGCAGCGATGGAGGGCCTGGGTAACGGGGTGCTTCCTTCACTTTGGGATGTGCTTGCCCAGATGCCATTGCACGTCGATCTAGTTGCGGGCGCATCTGATGAAAAATTCAAAAGCATCAATACCGAAATGGCGAAGTTGCTCCCAAGTTATTCACAAACAGTGATTCCGGACTGTGGCCATTCTCCGCACATAGAAAATCCGGAACGATTTGCGACGACACTGAGGGAGTGTATCGAACGCAGCGCTTAA
- a CDS encoding dipeptide epimerase produces MRLSWKIFDLEMRDPWSIASRQGEGGKGLDVTRTVFVRLQDAQGNIGIGEASPVPYYGESPESMVAIFARLKTGDWEFADWEVIERELEKIDGHYAAKCALNTALLDGAARAGSKPLDQYLNLARAASDLTSSFTIGLAEPEVIERKVRDADAYPLLKLKVGLETDFQNLQALRAAAPTKPLRVDANEAWKTRDVALAKIEALAIDPNILCVEQPMPRSASPEDWIWLRERSPLPLMADESYRQAGDIDQVLGGFDWVNVKLVKAGGPHQAKLALEEARAAGLKTMMGCMIESSWLISAGVRLAALADDLDLDGAALVGNDPFRGAAIPHGILDTESLTHTPGIGAQPTSPGFLETGWHYCG; encoded by the coding sequence ATGCGGCTTTCTTGGAAAATCTTTGATCTCGAAATGCGGGATCCATGGTCGATCGCCAGTCGACAAGGGGAGGGGGGCAAAGGACTAGATGTCACTCGAACTGTCTTTGTGCGTCTTCAGGACGCTCAAGGAAATATCGGCATCGGTGAGGCTTCGCCGGTTCCCTATTATGGAGAAAGCCCAGAGTCTATGGTGGCCATTTTCGCGAGACTCAAGACGGGTGATTGGGAGTTCGCTGATTGGGAGGTTATAGAGCGAGAATTAGAAAAAATTGATGGCCATTATGCAGCCAAATGTGCTTTGAACACTGCGTTACTCGACGGTGCGGCGCGTGCAGGCTCGAAGCCTCTAGATCAATATCTGAATCTGGCCCGTGCCGCGTCTGATTTAACTTCTTCCTTCACTATCGGTCTGGCTGAACCCGAGGTCATTGAGAGAAAGGTCCGCGATGCAGATGCTTATCCCCTCCTCAAACTCAAGGTGGGTCTCGAAACCGATTTCCAAAATCTTCAAGCCTTGCGAGCCGCAGCTCCCACTAAGCCCTTGCGGGTGGACGCAAACGAGGCCTGGAAAACGCGTGATGTCGCTCTTGCGAAAATCGAGGCCTTGGCGATTGACCCAAACATCCTCTGTGTCGAGCAACCAATGCCACGGAGTGCTTCCCCAGAAGACTGGATTTGGTTGCGTGAGCGCAGTCCGTTACCGCTCATGGCGGACGAGTCCTATCGCCAAGCGGGCGACATCGACCAAGTCCTGGGTGGTTTCGATTGGGTCAATGTCAAGCTCGTCAAAGCCGGAGGTCCTCATCAGGCCAAATTGGCCTTAGAAGAGGCTCGGGCCGCTGGGCTGAAGACGATGATGGGTTGTATGATCGAGTCGAGTTGGCTGATTTCAGCTGGGGTACGTCTTGCCGCACTTGCGGACGATCTAGACTTGGACGGCGCAGCCTTGGTTGGCAATGACCCTTTCCGTGGGGCTGCCATTCCCCATGGTATACTGGATACGGAATCATTAACTCACACTCCGGGCATCGGTGCGCAGCCCACCTCTCCAGGTTTTCTCGAAACAGGTTGGCATTATTGCGGCTGA
- the mpaA gene encoding murein tripeptide amidase MpaA, with amino-acid sequence MKSHLLPIEERGRVRTEPKRYGTSVRGLPLEVWMPNSDACDILLFAAIHGEEPETTALLSKALRSLAQPSERCAVVLNANPDGVLLGTRGNARGVELNRNFPSESWQSDPVKTRWSPRGERVAFSTGEQAGSEPETQSLINLILRLRPRVVIALHSPLGCIDDPAMSPLGHWLSERTGLPLVPDIGYPTPGSFGTWAREHDVHAITYEFPGQSVSALQHVHLPIFIDLLFHGLDVLKDRRRA; translated from the coding sequence TTGAAATCCCACCTACTACCTATCGAAGAACGTGGCCGCGTTCGTACGGAGCCGAAACGGTATGGCACCTCGGTGCGTGGATTGCCTCTTGAGGTGTGGATGCCGAATTCTGACGCGTGCGATATTCTCTTATTTGCTGCAATTCATGGTGAAGAACCTGAGACGACTGCCCTGCTTTCCAAAGCGTTACGCTCGCTGGCACAGCCATCAGAACGTTGTGCCGTGGTGCTTAACGCTAACCCGGATGGCGTTCTTTTGGGAACACGCGGGAATGCACGCGGAGTCGAGCTCAACCGGAATTTTCCCAGCGAGAGTTGGCAGTCAGATCCTGTGAAAACCCGTTGGTCTCCACGGGGCGAGCGCGTAGCCTTCTCGACAGGCGAACAGGCGGGATCAGAACCCGAAACACAGAGCCTCATCAACCTCATACTTCGCCTCCGGCCCCGCGTGGTCATCGCCCTACACAGTCCTCTCGGCTGCATCGATGACCCGGCTATGAGCCCGCTCGGGCATTGGTTGTCGGAACGCACTGGTCTCCCGCTCGTTCCCGATATTGGGTATCCCACGCCCGGTTCATTTGGGACCTGGGCGCGCGAACATGATGTCCATGCTATCACCTATGAATTTCCAGGGCAGTCAGTCTCGGCGCTCCAGCATGTGCACTTACCGATATTTATCGATCTGCTGTTTCACGGTCTCGATGTCCTAAAAGATCGACGGCGCGCATGA
- a CDS encoding serine hydrolase, whose amino-acid sequence MLSALVTWGQNPLEDRDLLSQPEIREVFDALERYQPQIVFSRISRDDAGSVIGIETHTFNVDPTRYFYPASTVKLPAAIIALERLESDPKLNGVEATTRYRMFGEDLEIAYPNPEQRESSLLRDIERVAVASDNMAFNRLFDFVGPDVIEARLLQGERPPQLSHRLAISLPSKLQRSLMGFEFEAGVGSLEPRQLGPDTFAPEEALGIGYRSRGELIPSPFAVHRRNFISLEALHDALLGLVIEDGEAFGLSSYKLSSEHRSLLIELFSRLPRNSPEYASENLPDNYVKYLIYGDQPEAVIPDSLTIINKIGQAYGFLSDVAYVSDAESGVAFALSAVVYVNANEIFNDNVYEYDTIGLPFLGALGRAVLRFEQGLASGK is encoded by the coding sequence GTGCTTAGCGCGCTTGTTACATGGGGGCAGAACCCCCTGGAAGATCGAGATTTGCTCAGTCAGCCCGAGATTCGAGAAGTCTTTGATGCGCTGGAGCGCTATCAGCCACAGATTGTTTTCAGCCGGATTTCTAGAGATGACGCTGGGTCGGTGATTGGCATAGAGACCCACACATTTAATGTAGACCCCACGCGTTATTTCTATCCGGCAAGCACCGTTAAACTTCCGGCAGCGATTATTGCCCTGGAAAGGCTGGAGTCTGATCCAAAACTTAATGGAGTCGAAGCGACCACGCGATACCGGATGTTTGGCGAGGATTTAGAAATTGCCTACCCGAACCCAGAGCAGCGGGAAAGCAGCCTGCTTCGCGATATCGAGCGCGTGGCAGTTGCGAGTGACAATATGGCCTTCAATCGCCTTTTTGATTTTGTCGGTCCTGATGTGATCGAGGCGAGGCTATTGCAGGGAGAGCGTCCTCCCCAGCTGAGTCATCGCCTAGCGATTTCCCTGCCTTCTAAGCTCCAGCGTAGTTTGATGGGTTTTGAGTTTGAGGCGGGCGTCGGCAGCTTAGAGCCGCGTCAATTGGGGCCGGATACATTCGCACCCGAGGAGGCGTTGGGAATTGGTTACCGTTCACGTGGTGAACTTATACCTTCTCCATTTGCCGTGCATCGGCGTAATTTTATCAGCTTAGAGGCTCTGCATGATGCCTTGTTGGGTTTGGTGATCGAAGACGGTGAGGCGTTTGGCCTGAGCAGCTACAAATTGTCATCTGAGCACCGAAGTCTGCTCATTGAGCTCTTCTCGCGTCTGCCCCGGAACAGCCCGGAGTATGCTTCAGAGAACCTACCGGATAATTATGTTAAATATCTCATTTATGGTGACCAGCCTGAGGCTGTCATTCCCGATTCACTGACGATCATAAACAAAATAGGACAAGCTTATGGCTTCCTCAGCGACGTGGCGTATGTTTCGGATGCGGAGAGCGGGGTGGCGTTCGCCTTATCTGCGGTGGTATATGTGAACGCTAATGAGATTTTTAATGATAATGTCTATGAGTACGATACGATCGGCCTGCCATTCCTTGGAGCACTCGGGCGCGCAGTGTTGCGCTTTGAGCAGGGTCTTGCTTCCGGAAAGTAA
- a CDS encoding GNAT family N-acetyltransferase: protein MNRCINDYLDRTFVIENAITGANYLLQPIYRLEPCHGNLKQIAAICNEDLVYEWCFRSLCNGVPYPQTMAREWIQWGADGWQNSTHFVYVVTNSEKSIAAALDIKSADLRRAEIGYWASADHRGIMSNAVRAILPLADQAGFKLLFADIHPNNKRSQAVIRRCGFETVDRQPTISGHIPFERPNR from the coding sequence ATGAATAGGTGCATCAACGACTATCTCGATAGGACGTTCGTCATAGAGAATGCAATCACAGGGGCGAACTACCTCTTGCAGCCGATTTATAGACTGGAGCCTTGTCATGGGAATCTTAAGCAAATCGCCGCAATTTGTAACGAAGATCTCGTGTATGAGTGGTGTTTTAGATCCTTATGCAACGGAGTCCCTTATCCTCAGACGATGGCTCGGGAGTGGATCCAATGGGGAGCCGACGGGTGGCAAAACAGCACGCACTTTGTCTACGTAGTGACTAATTCTGAAAAATCCATCGCGGCAGCATTAGACATCAAGAGTGCAGATTTGAGACGGGCAGAGATAGGCTACTGGGCAAGTGCCGATCACCGGGGCATAATGAGCAACGCAGTGCGCGCTATTCTGCCACTCGCGGATCAGGCCGGATTCAAACTGTTATTCGCCGATATTCATCCCAATAACAAACGCTCCCAGGCGGTCATTCGAAGATGTGGATTTGAAACAGTCGACAGACAGCCGACCATCAGCGGCCACATTCCATTCGAGAGACCAAATCGATAG
- a CDS encoding HD domain-containing protein, which translates to MNASEIHSRLSFIREAEKLKSVFRTAFTTDGRAESTAAHTWRLCLVAMMFEDQFTHLDFGKILKICVIHDLGEAINGDIPAPEQSDAGGKSTQEREDLLTLLKPLNCELKQEILTLWDDYDNATSEEAKVVKALDKIETLIQHNQGANPPDFDYAFNLTYGQKYMEAHPVFLEIRETIDKDTRAKIKGTENE; encoded by the coding sequence ATGAACGCTTCCGAAATCCACAGCCGGCTCAGCTTCATTCGCGAAGCCGAAAAATTGAAGAGTGTTTTTAGGACCGCATTCACCACAGACGGACGCGCTGAAAGCACGGCCGCACACACATGGCGACTCTGTCTGGTGGCGATGATGTTCGAAGATCAGTTCACTCACCTAGACTTTGGGAAAATACTCAAAATCTGCGTCATCCACGACCTAGGCGAAGCGATCAACGGAGACATCCCGGCACCCGAACAAAGCGACGCAGGAGGCAAATCTACCCAAGAGCGGGAAGACCTGCTCACACTCCTCAAGCCCCTCAACTGCGAGCTTAAGCAAGAGATACTGACACTTTGGGATGACTATGACAACGCCACCTCGGAAGAGGCAAAAGTCGTCAAAGCGTTAGATAAAATCGAAACCCTCATTCAGCACAACCAAGGAGCCAATCCGCCCGACTTCGATTACGCCTTCAACCTCACCTACGGACAGAAATATATGGAGGCGCATCCAGTATTTTTAGAGATCCGAGAAACCATAGACAAAGACACGCGCGCAAAGATCAAAGGCACTGAAAATGAATAG
- a CDS encoding type II toxin-antitoxin system RelE/ParE family toxin: protein MYNGSSQGATTLSLSDNPHLGRPFDLVLEGLRKLTVGRHLILYFPRDTHMDIIRILHQSMDIERHFDDL from the coding sequence ATATATAACGGCAGTAGCCAAGGAGCGACAACCTTGTCACTATCTGATAACCCTCATCTTGGACGGCCATTTGACTTAGTTTTAGAGGGCCTCCGAAAGCTAACGGTCGGCCGTCATTTGATACTTTATTTCCCACGGGATACGCACATGGATATCATTCGTATTTTGCATCAAAGCATGGATATTGAGCGTCACTTTGACGATCTGTAG